The following coding sequences are from one Salvia hispanica cultivar TCC Black 2014 chromosome 3, UniMelb_Shisp_WGS_1.0, whole genome shotgun sequence window:
- the LOC125211936 gene encoding pentatricopeptide repeat-containing protein At3g14730 isoform X2, with protein MNKNMFLAMHLNKTHFQFYRKFSSRRTPPPNLKACVASLQSCAQNRELLEGRKVHARMIVGGHLSSPVSATSLINMYSKCSSVADAVSVFNSSKDVHNVFVYNSIIAGLTANDLPFEAFEFYRKMRSCGVEPDKFTFPCAIKACLDVSDLRNIHGLLYKFKLNCDPYIGSALLHCYLKFEAMYDAEQLFERMPERDDTVLWNAMINGFVQIGEFGKALAIFRRLVESGLLPNEFSVTGVLSALTLAADVYNGKAVHAFVIKMGHDVGMEVSNVLIDMYGKCKQLNAALLVFENMIERDMYSWNTIVSLHVRWGDQNEALRLLKMMVSSGFQPDVVTVTAALPACSYLSALMRGKEIHGYMICKGMHKLGSVNIANAIMDMYAKCGSLREARMVFDETEVKDVASWNIIVMCYGMHGFGEEALNMFSLMCEGGLKPDAVSFVGVLTACSHAGFLSRGQEILAEMQPKYGVTPDITHYACVIDMLGRGGKLEEAFELMSHMPIEPNHVVWRSFLAACQVHGNADMAKPGDMQRWRS; from the exons atgaataaaaatatgttcttGGCAATGCATCTCAACAAAACTCATTTCCAATTTTACCGCAAATTCTCTTCCAGACGAACTCCGCCTCCGAATCTCAAAGCGTGCGTCGCATCGCTTCAATCATGCGCGCAGAATCGCGAGCTCTTGGAGGGTAGAAAGGTCCACGCGCGTATGATCGTCGGCGGCCATCTCTCTTCTCCGGTCTCCGCCACTAGCCTCATCAATATGTACTCCAAATGCAGCTCCGTCGCCGATGCTGTATCCGTTTTCAATTCGTCGAAAGACGTTCACAACGTGTTCGTTTATAATTCTATTATAGCTGGATTGACCGCTAACGATTTGCCATTTGAAGCTTTCGAATTTTATCGCAAAATGCGGTCTTGTGGTGTAGAGCCGGATAAATTCACGTTTCCTTGTGCGATTAAGGCGTGTTTGGATGTTTCGGATTTGAGGAATATTCATGGGCTGCTATACAAGTTTAAGTTGAATTGTGATCCGTATATAGGGAGCGCGTTGCTGCATTGTTACTTGAAATTTGAGGCGATGTATGATGCAGAGCAGCTGTTTGAAAGAATGCCGGAAAGAGATGATACTGTGCTTTGGAATGCTATGATCAATGGATTTGTGCAAATTGGGGAATTTGGTAAGGCCTTGGCTATTTTTAGGAGGTTGGTTGAGTCGGGGCTCCTGCCAAACGAGTTCTCAGTCACGGGGGTGTTATCTGCTTTGACCTTGGCTGCCGATGTGTACAATGGCAAGGCAGTTCATGCGTTTGTGATTAAGATGGGTCACGATGTGGGAATGGAGGTTTCGAATGTGCTGATTGATATGTATGGGAAATGCAAGCAACTTAATGCTGCATTACTGGTTTTTGAGAATATGATTGAGAGGGATATGTATTCGTGGAACACGATTGTTAGTCTTCACGTGCGATGGGGAGATCAAAATGAAGCTTTGAGACTCTTGAAGATGATGGTGAGCTCGGGGTTTCAGCCTGATGTGGTGACTGTAACTGCTGCACTCCCTGCTTGCTCATATTTGTCAGCGTTGATGCGTGGGAAGGAGATACACGGCTATATGATTTGCAAAGGGATGCATAAGTTAGGTAGTGTGAATATTGCTAATGCTATCATGGATATGTATGCAAAATGTGGCAGTTTGAGGGAAGCAAGAATGGTTTTTGATGAGACAGAAGTGAAGGATGTTGCTTCATGGAATATAATTGTGATGTGTTATGGTATGCACGGATTTGGAGAAGAGGCGTTGAATATGTTTTCTCTCATGTGTGAAGGCGGATTGAAGCCCGATGCAGTCTCCTTCGTTGGGGTATTGACGGCCTGCAGCCACGCGGGCTTTTTAAGTCGGGGGCAAGAAATTCTTGCAGAAATGCAGCCGAAATATGGTGTCACACCAGATATTACACACTATGCTTGCGTGATTGACATGCTTGGTCGAGGTGGGAAGCTGGAGGAAGCGTTTGAACTGATGTCGCACATGCCAATTGAGCCAAACCATGTCGTGTGGAGGTCATTCTTGGCTGCGTGCCAGGTCCATGGCAATGCTGACATGGCAAAG CCGGGAGATATGCAGAGGTGGCGGAGTTGA
- the LOC125211936 gene encoding pentatricopeptide repeat-containing protein At3g14730 isoform X1 encodes MNKNMFLAMHLNKTHFQFYRKFSSRRTPPPNLKACVASLQSCAQNRELLEGRKVHARMIVGGHLSSPVSATSLINMYSKCSSVADAVSVFNSSKDVHNVFVYNSIIAGLTANDLPFEAFEFYRKMRSCGVEPDKFTFPCAIKACLDVSDLRNIHGLLYKFKLNCDPYIGSALLHCYLKFEAMYDAEQLFERMPERDDTVLWNAMINGFVQIGEFGKALAIFRRLVESGLLPNEFSVTGVLSALTLAADVYNGKAVHAFVIKMGHDVGMEVSNVLIDMYGKCKQLNAALLVFENMIERDMYSWNTIVSLHVRWGDQNEALRLLKMMVSSGFQPDVVTVTAALPACSYLSALMRGKEIHGYMICKGMHKLGSVNIANAIMDMYAKCGSLREARMVFDETEVKDVASWNIIVMCYGMHGFGEEALNMFSLMCEGGLKPDAVSFVGVLTACSHAGFLSRGQEILAEMQPKYGVTPDITHYACVIDMLGRGGKLEEAFELMSHMPIEPNHVVWRSFLAACQVHGNADMAKVAAERVLELEPNHSGNYVLMSNVFGAAGRYAEVAELRHEMRQKDVKKSPGCSWIELTDGVRVFLNGDCEENFDDGLETLTLCLREHGLTVDTVESCI; translated from the coding sequence atgaataaaaatatgttcttGGCAATGCATCTCAACAAAACTCATTTCCAATTTTACCGCAAATTCTCTTCCAGACGAACTCCGCCTCCGAATCTCAAAGCGTGCGTCGCATCGCTTCAATCATGCGCGCAGAATCGCGAGCTCTTGGAGGGTAGAAAGGTCCACGCGCGTATGATCGTCGGCGGCCATCTCTCTTCTCCGGTCTCCGCCACTAGCCTCATCAATATGTACTCCAAATGCAGCTCCGTCGCCGATGCTGTATCCGTTTTCAATTCGTCGAAAGACGTTCACAACGTGTTCGTTTATAATTCTATTATAGCTGGATTGACCGCTAACGATTTGCCATTTGAAGCTTTCGAATTTTATCGCAAAATGCGGTCTTGTGGTGTAGAGCCGGATAAATTCACGTTTCCTTGTGCGATTAAGGCGTGTTTGGATGTTTCGGATTTGAGGAATATTCATGGGCTGCTATACAAGTTTAAGTTGAATTGTGATCCGTATATAGGGAGCGCGTTGCTGCATTGTTACTTGAAATTTGAGGCGATGTATGATGCAGAGCAGCTGTTTGAAAGAATGCCGGAAAGAGATGATACTGTGCTTTGGAATGCTATGATCAATGGATTTGTGCAAATTGGGGAATTTGGTAAGGCCTTGGCTATTTTTAGGAGGTTGGTTGAGTCGGGGCTCCTGCCAAACGAGTTCTCAGTCACGGGGGTGTTATCTGCTTTGACCTTGGCTGCCGATGTGTACAATGGCAAGGCAGTTCATGCGTTTGTGATTAAGATGGGTCACGATGTGGGAATGGAGGTTTCGAATGTGCTGATTGATATGTATGGGAAATGCAAGCAACTTAATGCTGCATTACTGGTTTTTGAGAATATGATTGAGAGGGATATGTATTCGTGGAACACGATTGTTAGTCTTCACGTGCGATGGGGAGATCAAAATGAAGCTTTGAGACTCTTGAAGATGATGGTGAGCTCGGGGTTTCAGCCTGATGTGGTGACTGTAACTGCTGCACTCCCTGCTTGCTCATATTTGTCAGCGTTGATGCGTGGGAAGGAGATACACGGCTATATGATTTGCAAAGGGATGCATAAGTTAGGTAGTGTGAATATTGCTAATGCTATCATGGATATGTATGCAAAATGTGGCAGTTTGAGGGAAGCAAGAATGGTTTTTGATGAGACAGAAGTGAAGGATGTTGCTTCATGGAATATAATTGTGATGTGTTATGGTATGCACGGATTTGGAGAAGAGGCGTTGAATATGTTTTCTCTCATGTGTGAAGGCGGATTGAAGCCCGATGCAGTCTCCTTCGTTGGGGTATTGACGGCCTGCAGCCACGCGGGCTTTTTAAGTCGGGGGCAAGAAATTCTTGCAGAAATGCAGCCGAAATATGGTGTCACACCAGATATTACACACTATGCTTGCGTGATTGACATGCTTGGTCGAGGTGGGAAGCTGGAGGAAGCGTTTGAACTGATGTCGCACATGCCAATTGAGCCAAACCATGTCGTGTGGAGGTCATTCTTGGCTGCGTGCCAGGTCCATGGCAATGCTGACATGGCAAAGGTTGCGGCTGAGAGGGTTCTTGAACTCGAACCGAATCACAGTGGGAATTATGTATTGATGTCTAATGTTTTTGGAGCAGCCGGGAGATATGCAGAGGTGGCGGAGTTGAGGCATGAGATGAGGCAGAAGGATGTGAAGAAATCGCCCGGTTGTAGCTGGATCGAACTGACTGATGGTGTGCGCGTGTTCCTCAATGGAGATTGCGAAGAAAACTTTGACGATGGATTGGAGACACTAACTTTGTGTTTGCGAGAGCACGGCCTTACAGTAGATACTGTAGAGAGCTGTATTTAG
- the LOC125216581 gene encoding ran-binding protein 1 homolog c-like → MASTVEPTALKREEEEEEDSKPLAEDEDTGAQIAPIIKLQEVAVTTGEENEDVLLDLKAKLYRFDKEGNQWKERGVGTLKLLKHKETSKIRLVMRQNKTLKICANHLVLPTMSVQEHHGNDKSCVWHAADFSDGELKEETFCVRFASVENCKSFKDKIEEITESLTKESGDSAEADAAANLIEKLSVEEKGKEEKVEAKEEPTSKEEKKDETEKQEKSGDGN, encoded by the exons ATGGCGAGCACAGTGGAGCCGACAGCTCtgaagagagaggaagaggaggaggaggattcGAAGCCATTGGCGGAAGATGAGGATACTGGAGCTCAAATAGCTCCGATCATTAAACTCCAGGAAGTTGCCGTTACAACAGGCGAAGAGAATGAAGACGTTCTCCTCGATTT GAAAGCGAAGTTGTATAGATTTGACAAGGAAGGTAACCAATGGAAAGAGAGGGGAGTTGGGACGCTGAAGCTTCTCAAGCACAAGGAGACTAGCAAAATTAGGCTTGTTATGAGGCAGAACAAGACTCTCAAGATCTGTGCCAACCATCTTG TGCTTCCCACAATGTcagtacaagagcatcatggCAACGACAAGTCCTGTGTGTGGCATGCTGCTGATTTCTCAGATGGAGAGCTAAAGGAGGAGACATTTTGTGTTCGTTTTGCCTCAGTGGAGA ATTGCAAATCTTTCAAAGACAAGATTGAAGAAATCACTGAGTCTCTGACAAAGGAGAGTGGAGATAGTGCAGAAGCTGATGCTGCAGCCAATCTCATTGAAAAGTTGAGTGTTGAAGAAAAAGGCAAAGAAGAGAAAGTAGAGGCCAAAGAAGAACCTACTTCCaaggaagagaaaaaggaTGAGACCGAGAAGCAGGAAAAATCTGGCGATGGCAATTAG
- the LOC125214990 gene encoding probable protein phosphatase 2C 6 — translation MTSEDETVWRARDVVVRDSEEDGSSSLEGDALADSCGSLSVVSDTSSLCGDDFLSFEANFSEVEKELASISRNPGNDVPVSKASTTDVRLDKGVAGRGSRSFFEVDCVPLWGLSSVCGRRPEMEDAVTTLPRLLKIPIRMLTGDQGVDGGTTCLSHLTGHFYGVYDGHGGSQVANYCGDHLHLALNEELDVMINNLDDNASCEEKWRRAFTRSFLKVDDEIGGKASLEPLAPETVGSTAVVALVCSSHIIVANCGDSRGVLYRGKEAIALSIDHKPNREDEYARIEASGGKVIQWNGHRVFGVLAMSRSIGDRYLKPWIIPDPEVMFVPRTRDDDCLVLASDGLWDVMTNDEACDLARKRILLWHKHNGSTLPLERGQGIDPAAQAAAEYLSNRALQKGSKDNISVVVVDLKAQRKIKNKT, via the exons ATGACATCTGAGGATGAGACCGTCTGGCGGGCTCGTGATGTTGTGGTGCGTGACAGCGAGGAAGATGGTTCCTCGTCGTTGGAGGGGGATGCGTTGGCCGACAGCTGCGGCTCGTTATCGGTAGTGAGTGATACTAGTAGCCTGTGTGGTGATGATTTCTTGAGCTTTGAGGCCAACTTTTCAGAGGTTGAGAAGGAACTTGCTTCAATTTCGAGAAATCCGGGCAATGATGTTCCCGTCTCTAAAGCATCCACGACTGATGTCCGGTTGGATAAAGGGGTGGCTGGCAGGGGAAGCCGGAGTTTCTTTGAAGTGGATTGCGTGCCTCTTTGGGGTCTCAGCTCCGTGTGTGGTAGGCGCCCGGAGATGGAAGATGCAGTCACAACTTTGCCACGATTGCTGAAAATCCCGATCCGGATGCTAACCGGTGATCAAGGAGTTGATGGAGGGACGACGTGCTTGAGTCATCTGACAGGCCACTTCTATGGAGTGTACGACGGTCATGGAGGCTCGCAG GTAGCTAACTACTGTGGTGATCATCTGCATCTTGCTTTGAATGAAGAGTTGGATGTGATGATAAACAACCTTGATGATAATGCTAGCTGTGAAGAGAAGTGGAGGAGGGCTTTCACTAGGAGTTTTCTCAAGGTCGATGATGAGATCGGAGGGAAGGCCAGCCTCGAGCCGCTTGCCCCCGAGACCGTGGGGTCCACGGCTGTTGTTGCCCTAGTATGTTCTTCACATATAATAGTGGCCAACTGTGGTGATTCGAGAGGCGTGCTCTACCGTGGAAAAGAAGCTATAGCCCTCTCCATCGATCATAAG CCTAATCGGGAAGATGAGTATGCACGGATCGAGGCATCGGGAGGGAAGGTCATACAATGGAACGGCCATCGTGTCTTTGGTGTCCTTGCAATGTCGAGGTCTATTG GAGACAGATATCTGAAGCCCTGGATCATCCCCGATCCGGAGGTGATGTTCGTTCCACGGACGAGGGACGATGATTGCCTCGTTTTGGCGAGTGACGGCCTTTGGGATGTCATGACAAATGACGAGGCCTGTGATCTAGCTCGTAAAAGGATACTACTATGGCACAAGCACAACGGCTCCACTCTCCCGTTAGAACGGGGCCAGGGGATCGACCCTGCAGCTCAGGCGGCTGCAGAGTACCTCTCGAACCGGGCGCTGCAAAAGGGCAGCAAGGACAACATCTCCGTTGTTGTAGTCGACCTAAAGGCTCAAAGAAAGATTAAGAACAAGacttaa
- the LOC125214989 gene encoding aminopeptidase M1-like, with product MEWRVLIQLGLLLYLCKILGDKTATMAEQNQKYPQFRGQPRLPKFAIPKRYDLKLNPDLAACKFTGAVQISVHVVSDTKFLVLNAAELSVTSNSVKFASANKVLEAVEIELFAEDEIVVMEFKESLPIGVGVLTMEFEGTLNDNMKGFYRSTYEHNGEKKNMAVTQFEPVDARRCFPCWDEPACKATFKITLDVPSDLIALSNMPITEEKQNGNLKTIYFQESPIMSTYLVAVVVGMFDYVEDNTPEGINVRVYCQIGKSSQGKFALDVSVKTLGLYKEYFDVPYSLPKLDMIAIPDFAAGAMENYGLVTYRETDLLYDENHSAAANKQAVVTTITHELAHQWFGNLVTMEWWTHLWLNEGFATWISYLAADSLFPDWKVWTQFLVECSEGLQLDGLAESHPIEVDINHASEVGEIFDAISYQKGASVIRMLQSYLGPESFQRGLASYIKKYAYSNAKTEDLWSVLQEESGEPVNKLMNSWTKQIGYPVVSVKLNGQSLEFEQSRFLFTGSHGDGQWVVPITLCSGSYDARKSFLLETKSKTLDVKDLMGVSIPSGQHWIKVNVEQTGFYRVKYDEGLLAGLRKAIERKYLSTCDRSGILDDYYSLSMSCEQSLTSLLALMSAYREEPEYTVLSNLITIASVVAKIVADASPELVGDVKLFFINLLQNSAERLGWDPKPGESHLDSMLRGELLKALAIFGHEATLDEANKRFRIFLEDRNTAVLPPDLRNAVYVAVMLGVNKSNKSGYDSLLRIYRETNLSQEKTRILGSLGSCRDPEIVQEFLDFLLSSEVRSQDVVVGVSVSRECRETAWNWLKANWDNLTKTYGSGFLIAHIISAIVSRFSSFEKAAEVEEFFSSRMMPNIARTVKQGIERIHINAAWVKSIQNKDLQHAVKELAYSKY from the exons ATGGAGTGGAGGGTGCTTATCCAATTGGGCTTACTCTTGTATTTATGCAAAATACTCGGAG ACAAAACTGCAACAATGGCGGAGCAGAATCAGAAATACCCTCAGTTTAGAGGCCAGCCGCGTCTCCCCAAATTCGCAATCCCCAAGCGCTACGATCTCAAACTCAACCCCGATCTCGCCGCCTGCAAATTCACCGGCGCCGTTCAAATCTCCGTTCACGTTGTTTCAGACACTAAGTTTCTCGTCCTCAATGCCGCCGAGCTCTCCGTCACCTCTAATTCTGTCAAATTCGCGTCTGCGAATAAG GTTCTGGAGGCTGTGGAAATAGAGTTATTCGCAGAAGATGAGATTGTGGTTATGGAGTTCAAGGAGAGTTTGCCGATTGGCGTCGGGGTTCTGACTATGGAGTTTGAGGGTACTCTAAATGATAACATGAAAGGATTTTACAGAAG CACCTATGAGCACAATGGTGAGAAGAAGAACATGGCTGTTACACAGTTTGAGCCAGTTGATGCTAGACGGTGTTTTCCCTGTTGGGATGAGCCTGCTTGCAAG GCTACTTTCAAGATTACATTAGATGTTCCATCAGACTTGATAGCTCTTTCCAACATGCCAATCActgaagaaaaacaaaatgggAATCTTAAGACCATCTACTTTCAAGAATCGCCAATCATGTCAACTTACTTGGTGGCGGTTGTAGTTGGCATGTTTGACTACGTTGAAGATAATACACCCGAAG GAATCAACGTGAGAGTGTATTGTCAGATTGGCAAGTCAAGTCAAGGGAAATTTGCTCTCGATGTTTCTGTCAAAACCCTTGGCCTTTACAAAGA GTACTTTGATGTACCATATTCGCTTCCTAAATTGGACATGATTGCAATCCCTGATTTTGCTGCCGGGGCGATGGAGAATTATGGTCTCGTTACATACCGTGAAACTGATTTGCTTTATGATGAAAATCACTCTGCAGCTGCAAACAAACAGGCG GTTGTAACTACTATAACGCATGAACTAGCGCACCAGTGGTTTGGCAATTTGGTGACCATGGAATGGTGGACTCATTTATGGCTGAATGAGGGATTTGCCACATGG ATAAGCTATCTAGCTGCTGATAGTTTGTTCCCAGATTGGAAAGTTTGGACTCAGTTTCTCGTTGAATGTTCCGAGGGCCTTCAGCTAGATGGGCTTGCTGAATCTCACCCAATTGAG GTGGACATCAATCATGCAAGTGAAGTTGGTGAAATTTTTGATGCAATCAGCTATCAGAAGGGTGCATCTGTCATTCGAATGTTGCAGAGCTATCTCGGTCCTGAAAGTTTTCAG AGGGGACTTGCTTCCTACATTAAAAAGTACGCATACTCAAATGCAAAGACAGAAGATCTATGGTCAGTTCTTCAGGAAGAATCTGGTGAGCCTGTAAACAAGCTGATGAACTCATGGACAAAACAAATAGGTTATCCAGTCGTCTCAGTGAAGCTCAATGGCCAGAGCTTGGAGTTTGAACAG TCACGGTTTTTGTTTACTGGTTCTCATGGTGATGGCCAATGGGTTGTCCCAATAACTTTGTGCTCGGGCTCTTATGATGCTCGTAAAAGTTTCTTGCTGGAAACCAAAAGTAAGACTCTTGACGTTAAGGATTTAATGGGTGTCTCAATTCCATCGGGCCAACACTGGATCAAAGTTAATGTGGAGCAGACTGGTTTTTACCGAGTGAAATATGATGAGGGCCTATTGGCTGGACTGAGGAAAGCAATAGAGAGAAAGTACTTGTCAACATGTGACAGAAGTG GAATACTGGATGACTATTATTCCCTGTCCATGTCATGCGAGCAATCACTGACCTCTTTACTTGCTTTGATGAGTGCTTACCGAGAAGAACCTGAGTATACAGTTCTATCTAACTTGATCACT ATAGCTTCCGTGGTAGCAAAAATTGTAGCTGATGCCTCACCTGAATTGGTTGGTGATGTCAAACTGTTCTTTATCAATCTTTTACAGAACTCTGCAGA GAGACTTGGTTGGGATCCTAAACCAGGGGAGAGCCACCTTGACAGCATGTTGAGAGGAGAGCTTCTTAAAGCTTTGGCTATATTCGGACATGAGGCTACTTTAGACGAAGCAAACAAGCGCTTCCGCATATTTCTGGAAGATAGAAACACAGCTGTTCTTCCTCCTGATTTGAGAAAT GCAGTATATGTAGCTGTGATGCTAGGTGTgaacaaatcaaacaaatccGGCTATGATTCTCTTCTTAGAATTTACAGAGAAACCAACCTCAGCCAGGAGAAAACACGAATTCTAG GCTCGCTAGGTTCTTGCCGGGATCCTGAAATCGTTCAAGAATTCCTCGACTTCTTGTTATCTTCAGAG GTGAGAAGCCAAGACGTCGTGGTTGGGGTTTCTGTCAGCAGAGAATGTCGTGAGACAGCATGGAATTGGTTGAAA GCCAACTGGGATAATCTCACCAAGACCTACGGCTCCGGATTCCTGATAGCTCACATCATTAGTGCCATTGTATCACGA TTCTCGTCTTTTGAGAAGGCGGCAGAAGTGGAGGAGTTCTTCAGCAGCAGGATGATGCCGAATATAGCGAGGACGGTGAAGCAGGGCATTGAACGCATCCACATCAATGCAGCCTGGGTTAAAAGCATTCAAAACAAGGATCTCCAACATGCTGTGAAGGAGCTCGCATACAGTAAATACTGA
- the LOC125211491 gene encoding (S)-coclaurine N-methyltransferase → MEAANGGVVDSIVQVPYAATVRVMLASLERNLLPDAVVRRLTRLLLASRLRSGYRPSAEIQLSDLVHFAHSLREMPIAIKTEEPKYQHYEVPTSFFKLVLGKHLKYSCCLFPDKSSTLEDAEKAMLELYCERSQIKDGHTVLDVGCGWGSLSLYLAQNYPNCQITGICNSATQKLHIEEQCRDLELQNVEIIVADISTFEMEASYDRIFSIEMFEHMKNYHDLLKKISGWMKPDSLLFVHYFCHKAFAYHFEDINDDDWITRYFFTGGTMPSANLLLYFQDDVSIVNHWLVNGRHYAQTSEEWLKRMDRNSGLIKPIMESTYGKDSAVKWTVYWRTFFIAVAELFGYSNGEEWMVAHFLFKKNQKS, encoded by the exons ATGGAAGCGGCGAACGGCGGAGTTGTCGATTCGATCGTGCAGGTGCCCTACGCCGCTACTGTTCGCGTGATGCTCGCTTCGCTTGAGCGGAATTTGCTGCCGGACGCCGTCGTGCGCCGCCTCACGCGGCTGCTGCTCGCGAGTCGCCTCCGCTCCGGCTACCGGCCGTCCGCTGAAATTCAGCTCTCCGATCTCGTTCACTTCGCGCATT CTTTGAGAGAGATGCCGATAGCAATCAAGACAGAAGAGCCGAAGTATCAACATTACGAAGTTCCGACCTCTTTCTTCAAGCTCGTTCTTGGGAAGCATCTGAAATACAG TTGCTGCCTTTTCCCAGACAAGTCGAGCACCTTAGAGGACGCTGAGAAGGCGATGCTAGAGTTATACTGCGAGAGGTCACAGATAAAAGACGGCCACACTGTTCTTGATGTTGGCTGTGGCTGGGGATCGCTTTCTCTGTATTTAGCACAGAACTATCCTAATTGCCAGATTACTGGGATTTGCAATTCAGCAACACAAAAGTTGCACATTGAGGAGCAGTGTCG GGATCTTGAGCTGCAAAATGTGGAGATCATTGTAGCAGATATCAGCACATTTGAAATGGAAGCTTCATATGACAGAATATTTTCCATTGAAATGTTTGAG CATATGAAGAACTATCATGATCTTCTTAAGAAGATTTCTGGGTGGATGAAACCAGACAGTCttttatttgtacattatttctGCCATAAAGCGTTCGCCTACCACTTTGAG GATATCAATGATGACGACTGGATCACTAGATACTTCTTCACCGGAGGTACAATGCCCTCAGCTAATCTACTCCTTTACTTTCAG GATGATGTTTCTATAGTCAATCATTGGCTTGTAAATGGAAGGCACTATGCACAGACAAG TGAAGAATGGCTCAAGAGAATGGATAGGAACTCGGGTTTGATAAAACCAATAATGGAATCAACTTATGGCAAAGATTCAGCAGTGAAGTGGACTGTCTATTGGAGAACATTCTTCATTGCAGTTGCAGAACTATTTGGCTACAGCAACGGAGAAGAATGGATGGTTGCCCATTTCCTTTTCAAGAAGAACCAGAAGAGCTAA